One genomic window of Salvia miltiorrhiza cultivar Shanhuang (shh) chromosome 4, IMPLAD_Smil_shh, whole genome shotgun sequence includes the following:
- the LOC131022011 gene encoding VIN3-like protein 1 isoform X2, whose amino-acid sequence MAEPLMKACRKASKTYEFKRASSSPKDQIQQSKRQRKGENPVRIPPSPDHCADFKSSNSWTCKNSACRATLSIDDTFCRRCSCCICHLFDDNKDPSLWLECVSDLGLGDSCGLSCHIECALQRGKVGVVDLGPLMQLDGSYCCASCGKVSGILGCWKKQLSIAKDARRVDILCYRIFLSFRLLDGTSRFNELHDIVRDAKSKIETEVGPVNGVSAKMARGIVSRLSVAAEVQRLCSLAVEKADKLMASKSTAAINFVEGSLPAACKFLFEEVTCSSVILLLIELSTASNKDIKGYKLWYCKKREEVYSKEPAFVFPRDQRRIWISNLQPCTEYSFRIISYTDAGDFGHSETKCFTKSVELIHKNQYSSAERPEVDASSHGESSSAKQNHRTEEIELDLGFKVRDLGRILKLAWLQHQGYLESFYGLHVNRCVNDRDIVNVETPQDRQPSVARQLDLNVASVPDLNEEFTPPLESSREEENGCTLGQAVEADDAISHGIHRKCGEVPADSKLVGCQNRRHSGNREAQDSDSTLTNGSPFQVQNDLCLDENFEYCVKIIRWLECEGHIKKDFRLKLLTWFSLRSTEQERRVLNTFIQTLIDDPSSLAGQLVDSFSDISSKRPQIGSCSVSC is encoded by the exons ATGGCTGAACCACTAATGAAAGCTTGTAGAAAAGCATCAAAGACGTATGAATTCAAGAGAGCATCTTCAAGTCCCAAGGATCAAATTCAGCAATCTAAAAGGCAAAGGAAGGGGGAAAACCCTGTTCGAATTCCACCGAGTCCTGACCACTGTGCTGATTTCAAATCTTCTAATTCGTGGACCTGCAAAAATTCTGCATGTCGAGCCACTCTTTCCATAGATGACACATTTTGTAGGAGGTGCTCTTGTTGCATTTGCCATTTATTTGATGATAACAAGGACCCGAGTCTTTGGTTGGAATGTGTATCTGATTTAGGTCTAGGAGACTCATGTGGTTTGTCGTGCCACATTGAATGTGCCCTCCAACGTGGTAAGGTTGGGGTTGTTGACCTGGGGCCATTGATGCAGTTGGATGGAAGTTATTGTTGTGCTTCGTGTGGCAAAGTTTCGGGGATACTTGG ATGCTGGAAAAAGCAGCTGAGTATAGCTAAGGATGCTCGTCGTGTTGATATCCTATGCTATCGGATATTTTTAAGTTTCAGGCTCCTGGATGGGACTTCTAGATTCAATGAACTCCATGATATTGTTAGAGATGCCAAATCCAAGATAGAAACAGAGGTTGGCCCAGTCAATGGAGTTTCAGCAAAAATGGCTAGGGGCATTGTAAGTAGACTCTCTGTAGCTGCTGAGGTGCAGAGGCTCTGCTCTCTTGCTGTTGAAAAAGCTGACAAACTGATGGCCTCAAAGTCTACTGCAGCCATCAATTTTGTTG AGGGTTCACTTCCTGCAGCTTGCAAATTCCTGTTTGAGGAAGTGACATGTTCCTCAGTTATACTTTTGTTGATTGAACTATCAACTGCATCCAACAAAGATATTAAGGGCTACAAACTCTGGTATTGCAAGAAAAGAGAAGAGGTTTACTCTAAAGAGCCTGCTTTTGTCTTTCCAAGAGACCAGAGGAGGATCTGGATATCCAATCTGCAGCCTTGCACAGAGTATTCATTCAGGATCATATCTTATACAGATGCTGGTGACTTTGGGCACTCTGAAACGAAGTGCTTTACGAAGAGTGTAGAACTTATTCACAAGAACCAATATTCTAGTGCTGAAAGACCTGAAGTGGATGCTTCCTCACATGGAGAGAGTTCTAGTGCGAAGCAAAATCACAGGACTGAAGAAATAGAACTAGACTTAGGATTCAAGGTTCGAGATCTTGGAAGAATATTGAAGCTTGCTTGGCTGCAGCATCAAGGCTATTTGGAGTCATTTTATGGTTTACATGTGAATAGATGTGTTAATGATCGTGACATAGTTAATGTAGAAACTCCGCAAGACAGGCAACCTTCTGTTGCACGTCAACTTGACTTGAATGTTGCTTCTGTGCCTGATCTGAACGAGGAGTTCACACCTCCTCTTGAGTCATCTAGAGAAGAAGAAAACGGGTGCACACTGGGTCAAGCAGTTGAGGCAGATGATGCTATTTCTCACGGCATACATAGAAAATGTGGAGAAGTACCCGCTGATTCCAAGTTGGTTGGTTGCCAGAACAGGCGACATAGTGGCAATAGAGAGGCCCAGGATTCTGATAGTACTCTAACGAATGGGTCCCCGTTCCAAGTTCAGAACGATCTATGCTTGGATGAGAACTTTGAATACTGTGTAAAGATCATCCGCTGGCTGGAGTGCGAGGGCCATATTAAGAAGGATTTTAGATTGAAGTTGCTGACGTGGTTCAGTCTACGATCCACGGAGCAGGAACGCAGAGTGTTAAACACCTTTATACAGACTTTGATTGACGATCCGAGTAGTTTGGCAGGACAGTTGGTTGACTCATTTTCAGATATATCCAGCAAGAGGCCACAAATTGGATCCTGTA GCGTTTCTTGCTGA
- the LOC131022010 gene encoding root meristem growth factor 10-like: MSIVFSMLLLLFLGFSCGAPALGVVADHHSINKESDEKLNPDHARVSMHNVKEGDDLDHDLEVDGGKVASERWKVPHRKKGEAEPGFNLDYLPPKTHPPVHN, from the exons ATGTCAATTGTATTTTCTATGCTACTTCTACTCTTTCTAGGGTTTTCATGTGGTGCTCCAGCTCTAGGAGTCGTTGCTGATCACCACTCAATCAACAAG GAAAGTGATGAGAAGTTGAATCCGGATCATGCTAGGGTTTCAATGCACAATGTGAAGGAAGGTGATGATCTTGATCATgatcttgaggttgatggaggGAAGGTAGCATCGGAGCGGTGGAAGGTGCCTCACCGGAAGAAAGGGGAGGCGGAGCCGGGGTTTAACTTGGACTATTTACCGCCCAAAACGCATCCTCCTGTCCACAACTAA
- the LOC131022011 gene encoding VIN3-like protein 1 isoform X1 — MAEPLMKACRKASKTYEFKRASSSPKDQIQQSKRQRKGENPVRIPPSPDHCADFKSSNSWTCKNSACRATLSIDDTFCRRCSCCICHLFDDNKDPSLWLECVSDLGLGDSCGLSCHIECALQRGKVGVVDLGPLMQLDGSYCCASCGKVSGILGCWKKQLSIAKDARRVDILCYRIFLSFRLLDGTSRFNELHDIVRDAKSKIETEVGPVNGVSAKMARGIVSRLSVAAEVQRLCSLAVEKADKLMASKSTAAINFVEGSLPAACKFLFEEVTCSSVILLLIELSTASNKDIKGYKLWYCKKREEVYSKEPAFVFPRDQRRIWISNLQPCTEYSFRIISYTDAGDFGHSETKCFTKSVELIHKNQYSSAERPEVDASSHGESSSAKQNHRTEEIELDLGFKVRDLGRILKLAWLQHQGYLESFYGLHVNRCVNDRDIVNVETPQDRQPSVARQLDLNVASVPDLNEEFTPPLESSREEENGCTLGQAVEADDAISHGIHRKCGEVPADSKLVGCQNRRHSGNREAQDSDSTLTNGSPFQVQNDLCLDENFEYCVKIIRWLECEGHIKKDFRLKLLTWFSLRSTEQERRVLNTFIQTLIDDPSSLAGQLVDSFSDISSKRPQIGSCSEFWH; from the exons ATGGCTGAACCACTAATGAAAGCTTGTAGAAAAGCATCAAAGACGTATGAATTCAAGAGAGCATCTTCAAGTCCCAAGGATCAAATTCAGCAATCTAAAAGGCAAAGGAAGGGGGAAAACCCTGTTCGAATTCCACCGAGTCCTGACCACTGTGCTGATTTCAAATCTTCTAATTCGTGGACCTGCAAAAATTCTGCATGTCGAGCCACTCTTTCCATAGATGACACATTTTGTAGGAGGTGCTCTTGTTGCATTTGCCATTTATTTGATGATAACAAGGACCCGAGTCTTTGGTTGGAATGTGTATCTGATTTAGGTCTAGGAGACTCATGTGGTTTGTCGTGCCACATTGAATGTGCCCTCCAACGTGGTAAGGTTGGGGTTGTTGACCTGGGGCCATTGATGCAGTTGGATGGAAGTTATTGTTGTGCTTCGTGTGGCAAAGTTTCGGGGATACTTGG ATGCTGGAAAAAGCAGCTGAGTATAGCTAAGGATGCTCGTCGTGTTGATATCCTATGCTATCGGATATTTTTAAGTTTCAGGCTCCTGGATGGGACTTCTAGATTCAATGAACTCCATGATATTGTTAGAGATGCCAAATCCAAGATAGAAACAGAGGTTGGCCCAGTCAATGGAGTTTCAGCAAAAATGGCTAGGGGCATTGTAAGTAGACTCTCTGTAGCTGCTGAGGTGCAGAGGCTCTGCTCTCTTGCTGTTGAAAAAGCTGACAAACTGATGGCCTCAAAGTCTACTGCAGCCATCAATTTTGTTG AGGGTTCACTTCCTGCAGCTTGCAAATTCCTGTTTGAGGAAGTGACATGTTCCTCAGTTATACTTTTGTTGATTGAACTATCAACTGCATCCAACAAAGATATTAAGGGCTACAAACTCTGGTATTGCAAGAAAAGAGAAGAGGTTTACTCTAAAGAGCCTGCTTTTGTCTTTCCAAGAGACCAGAGGAGGATCTGGATATCCAATCTGCAGCCTTGCACAGAGTATTCATTCAGGATCATATCTTATACAGATGCTGGTGACTTTGGGCACTCTGAAACGAAGTGCTTTACGAAGAGTGTAGAACTTATTCACAAGAACCAATATTCTAGTGCTGAAAGACCTGAAGTGGATGCTTCCTCACATGGAGAGAGTTCTAGTGCGAAGCAAAATCACAGGACTGAAGAAATAGAACTAGACTTAGGATTCAAGGTTCGAGATCTTGGAAGAATATTGAAGCTTGCTTGGCTGCAGCATCAAGGCTATTTGGAGTCATTTTATGGTTTACATGTGAATAGATGTGTTAATGATCGTGACATAGTTAATGTAGAAACTCCGCAAGACAGGCAACCTTCTGTTGCACGTCAACTTGACTTGAATGTTGCTTCTGTGCCTGATCTGAACGAGGAGTTCACACCTCCTCTTGAGTCATCTAGAGAAGAAGAAAACGGGTGCACACTGGGTCAAGCAGTTGAGGCAGATGATGCTATTTCTCACGGCATACATAGAAAATGTGGAGAAGTACCCGCTGATTCCAAGTTGGTTGGTTGCCAGAACAGGCGACATAGTGGCAATAGAGAGGCCCAGGATTCTGATAGTACTCTAACGAATGGGTCCCCGTTCCAAGTTCAGAACGATCTATGCTTGGATGAGAACTTTGAATACTGTGTAAAGATCATCCGCTGGCTGGAGTGCGAGGGCCATATTAAGAAGGATTTTAGATTGAAGTTGCTGACGTGGTTCAGTCTACGATCCACGGAGCAGGAACGCAGAGTGTTAAACACCTTTATACAGACTTTGATTGACGATCCGAGTAGTTTGGCAGGACAGTTGGTTGACTCATTTTCAGATATATCCAGCAAGAGGCCACAAATTGGATCCTGTAGTGAGTTTTGGCATTAA
- the LOC131022011 gene encoding VIN3-like protein 1 isoform X3 produces MAEPLMKACRKASKTYEFKRASSSPKDQIQQSKRQRKGENPVRIPPSPDHCADFKSSNSWTCKNSACRATLSIDDTFCRRCSCCICHLFDDNKDPSLWLECVSDLGLGDSCGLSCHIECALQRGKVGVVDLGPLMQLDGSYCCASCGKVSGILGCWKKQLSIAKDARRVDILCYRIFLSFRLLDGTSRFNELHDIVRDAKSKIETEVGPVNGVSAKMARGIVSRLSVAAEVQRLCSLAVEKADKLMASKSTAAINFVEGSLPAACKFLFEEVTCSSVILLLIELSTASNKDIKGYKLWYCKKREEVYSKEPAFVFPRDQRRIWISNLQPCTEYSFRIISYTDAGDFGHSETKCFTKSVELIHKNQYSSAERPEVDASSHGESSSAKQNHRTEEIELDLGFKVRDLGRILKLAWLQHQGYLESFYGLHVNRCVNDRDIVNVETPQDRQPSVARQLDLNVASVPDLNEEFTPPLESSREEENGCTLGQAVEADDAISHGIHRKCGEVPADSKLVGCQNRRHSGNREAQDSDSTLTNGSPFQVQNDLCLDENFEYCVKIIRWLECEGHIKKDFRLKLLTWFSLRSTEQERRVLNTFIQTLIDDPSSLAGQLVDSFSDISSKRPQIGSCVSC; encoded by the exons ATGGCTGAACCACTAATGAAAGCTTGTAGAAAAGCATCAAAGACGTATGAATTCAAGAGAGCATCTTCAAGTCCCAAGGATCAAATTCAGCAATCTAAAAGGCAAAGGAAGGGGGAAAACCCTGTTCGAATTCCACCGAGTCCTGACCACTGTGCTGATTTCAAATCTTCTAATTCGTGGACCTGCAAAAATTCTGCATGTCGAGCCACTCTTTCCATAGATGACACATTTTGTAGGAGGTGCTCTTGTTGCATTTGCCATTTATTTGATGATAACAAGGACCCGAGTCTTTGGTTGGAATGTGTATCTGATTTAGGTCTAGGAGACTCATGTGGTTTGTCGTGCCACATTGAATGTGCCCTCCAACGTGGTAAGGTTGGGGTTGTTGACCTGGGGCCATTGATGCAGTTGGATGGAAGTTATTGTTGTGCTTCGTGTGGCAAAGTTTCGGGGATACTTGG ATGCTGGAAAAAGCAGCTGAGTATAGCTAAGGATGCTCGTCGTGTTGATATCCTATGCTATCGGATATTTTTAAGTTTCAGGCTCCTGGATGGGACTTCTAGATTCAATGAACTCCATGATATTGTTAGAGATGCCAAATCCAAGATAGAAACAGAGGTTGGCCCAGTCAATGGAGTTTCAGCAAAAATGGCTAGGGGCATTGTAAGTAGACTCTCTGTAGCTGCTGAGGTGCAGAGGCTCTGCTCTCTTGCTGTTGAAAAAGCTGACAAACTGATGGCCTCAAAGTCTACTGCAGCCATCAATTTTGTTG AGGGTTCACTTCCTGCAGCTTGCAAATTCCTGTTTGAGGAAGTGACATGTTCCTCAGTTATACTTTTGTTGATTGAACTATCAACTGCATCCAACAAAGATATTAAGGGCTACAAACTCTGGTATTGCAAGAAAAGAGAAGAGGTTTACTCTAAAGAGCCTGCTTTTGTCTTTCCAAGAGACCAGAGGAGGATCTGGATATCCAATCTGCAGCCTTGCACAGAGTATTCATTCAGGATCATATCTTATACAGATGCTGGTGACTTTGGGCACTCTGAAACGAAGTGCTTTACGAAGAGTGTAGAACTTATTCACAAGAACCAATATTCTAGTGCTGAAAGACCTGAAGTGGATGCTTCCTCACATGGAGAGAGTTCTAGTGCGAAGCAAAATCACAGGACTGAAGAAATAGAACTAGACTTAGGATTCAAGGTTCGAGATCTTGGAAGAATATTGAAGCTTGCTTGGCTGCAGCATCAAGGCTATTTGGAGTCATTTTATGGTTTACATGTGAATAGATGTGTTAATGATCGTGACATAGTTAATGTAGAAACTCCGCAAGACAGGCAACCTTCTGTTGCACGTCAACTTGACTTGAATGTTGCTTCTGTGCCTGATCTGAACGAGGAGTTCACACCTCCTCTTGAGTCATCTAGAGAAGAAGAAAACGGGTGCACACTGGGTCAAGCAGTTGAGGCAGATGATGCTATTTCTCACGGCATACATAGAAAATGTGGAGAAGTACCCGCTGATTCCAAGTTGGTTGGTTGCCAGAACAGGCGACATAGTGGCAATAGAGAGGCCCAGGATTCTGATAGTACTCTAACGAATGGGTCCCCGTTCCAAGTTCAGAACGATCTATGCTTGGATGAGAACTTTGAATACTGTGTAAAGATCATCCGCTGGCTGGAGTGCGAGGGCCATATTAAGAAGGATTTTAGATTGAAGTTGCTGACGTGGTTCAGTCTACGATCCACGGAGCAGGAACGCAGAGTGTTAAACACCTTTATACAGACTTTGATTGACGATCCGAGTAGTTTGGCAGGACAGTTGGTTGACTCATTTTCAGATATATCCAGCAAGAGGCCACAAATTGGATCCT GCGTTTCTTGCTGA